A single window of Magnetococcus marinus MC-1 DNA harbors:
- the lipA gene encoding lipoyl synthase, with the protein MPRSAKNSSLKSEMISGVDPQTHLPSGKPRWLKVKAPTSPGYLKLKGMLRQGGLHTVCEEATCPNIGQCWHEGSAAFMILGDTCTRRCAFCNVKTGKPLPPNPDEPQQLALTAQRMELKHVVITSVDRDDLEDGGAGQFIACIQALRRVLPEASVEVLTPDFRHKQGALERLVAARPDVFNHNVETVPRLYANVRPVSSYAFSLEVLRRAKQLNPEGMTKSGIMLGLGEDEAEVLAVFADLRAAGVDYLTVGQYLRPSPAHHAVVRYWEPERFEALGQQALQLGFKRVSSAPLARSSFHASELHGVDNA; encoded by the coding sequence ATGCCAAGATCCGCAAAAAATTCTTCTCTAAAATCGGAGATGATTAGCGGAGTTGATCCACAGACCCATCTACCCTCGGGCAAGCCCCGCTGGTTAAAGGTCAAGGCCCCCACCTCGCCAGGCTATCTTAAGCTCAAGGGCATGCTGCGCCAGGGGGGGCTGCACACCGTGTGTGAAGAGGCGACCTGCCCCAATATCGGCCAGTGCTGGCATGAGGGTAGTGCCGCCTTTATGATCTTGGGGGATACCTGCACCCGTCGTTGTGCCTTCTGCAATGTTAAGACCGGTAAACCTCTGCCCCCCAACCCCGATGAACCCCAGCAGTTGGCCTTAACCGCCCAGCGCATGGAACTCAAACATGTGGTGATCACCTCGGTGGATCGGGATGATCTGGAGGATGGTGGGGCGGGTCAGTTTATTGCCTGCATTCAAGCCCTGCGGCGGGTGCTGCCAGAGGCTTCGGTAGAGGTGTTGACCCCCGATTTCCGGCATAAGCAGGGTGCTTTGGAGCGGCTGGTGGCAGCCAGACCCGATGTGTTTAACCATAATGTGGAGACGGTACCCCGGCTCTATGCCAACGTGCGGCCAGTCTCCAGTTATGCCTTCTCCCTAGAGGTGCTGCGCCGTGCCAAACAGCTCAATCCTGAGGGGATGACCAAGTCGGGCATTATGCTGGGGTTGGGGGAGGATGAGGCTGAAGTGCTGGCGGTGTTTGCCGATCTGCGTGCCGCCGGGGTGGATTATCTGACCGTGGGACAATATCTGCGACCCAGCCCCGCCCACCATGCGGTGGTGCGCTATTGGGAGCCGGAGCGCTTTGAGGCGTTGGGGCAGCAGGCTTTACAGCTGGGTTTTAAGCGGGTTTCCAGCGCACCGTTGGCCCGTTCCTCATTCCATGCCAGCGAGCTCCACGGGGTAGACAATGCATGA
- the lipB gene encoding lipoyl(octanoyl) transferase LipB → MHEPRAVVVVHRDVWAYQQAWEQQLAWVQAIHEGQRQDTLILLEHMPVYTLGKRATRADVLRQDIPAVYTDRGGQVTYHGPGQLVVYVLWNLRGQLHGVRAHVARLEEMVMEVLAHYGVVGQRDGAGPGIWVGDAKIASIGVRVTQGVTLHGLSLNRDPDLSHFQGIIPCGQVGRPVTSLAALGVAVSRQALEQRMVEAFERQFNARCWEAS, encoded by the coding sequence ATGCATGAACCGCGTGCGGTGGTGGTGGTGCATCGGGATGTCTGGGCGTATCAGCAGGCATGGGAGCAGCAGTTAGCCTGGGTGCAGGCCATTCATGAGGGGCAGCGCCAGGATACCCTGATTTTATTGGAGCACATGCCGGTCTACACCCTGGGTAAACGGGCCACGAGGGCGGATGTGTTGCGGCAGGATATTCCCGCTGTGTACACCGACCGGGGGGGGCAGGTGACCTACCATGGACCAGGGCAGCTGGTGGTCTATGTGTTGTGGAACCTGCGTGGTCAGCTACACGGGGTGCGGGCCCATGTGGCCCGCTTGGAAGAGATGGTCATGGAAGTGTTGGCCCACTATGGTGTGGTGGGCCAGCGTGATGGGGCGGGGCCGGGTATCTGGGTGGGGGATGCCAAGATTGCCTCCATCGGGGTACGGGTAACGCAGGGGGTGACGCTGCATGGCCTGAGCCTTAATCGCGATCCTGATCTCAGCCATTTTCAGGGGATTATCCCCTGCGGGCAGGTGGGCAGGCCGGTGACATCGCTGGCGGCATTGGGGGTGGCGGTATCCCGTCAGGCGCTGGAGCAGCGCATGGTCGAGGCTTTTGAAAGGCAGTTTAATGCCCGTTGTTGGGAGGCGTCATAA
- a CDS encoding NUDIX domain-containing protein has product MSWSPETPFLAVDILIELVDRPGRPVVLIERVNPPHGWAIPGGFVDRGERAEQAAVREAQEETCLDVTLTGLLGVYSDPKRDARLHTCSLVYMAEATGQPRAADDAKNVRLVDPAAPGVALAFDHGLILRDLVAYRKQGRLAPLRMDESD; this is encoded by the coding sequence ATGTCTTGGTCCCCTGAAACACCGTTTTTAGCGGTGGATATTTTAATTGAGTTGGTGGATCGTCCAGGCCGTCCGGTGGTCCTCATCGAGCGGGTTAATCCACCCCATGGTTGGGCGATTCCCGGTGGTTTTGTGGATCGCGGCGAGCGGGCCGAGCAGGCTGCTGTGCGCGAGGCGCAAGAGGAGACCTGTCTGGATGTCACCTTGACTGGGCTATTGGGGGTCTACTCCGACCCCAAGCGGGATGCTCGTTTGCACACCTGTAGTTTGGTCTATATGGCCGAAGCTACCGGTCAGCCGAGGGCGGCGGATGATGCAAAAAATGTACGTTTGGTCGATCCCGCTGCGCCAGGGGTTGCGCTGGCATTTGATCATGGGTTGATTTTAAGGGACTTGGTTGCTTACCGTAAGCAGGGGCGGTTGGCGCCCTTGCGCATGGATGAATCGGATTAA
- a CDS encoding DegQ family serine endoprotease, giving the protein MLGQKQKWRVVGGVLVGLALLLGSAPLHAGAWPVAVEGDKLPTLADMLERTTPGVVNIATSGSVEVAETPLLNDPFFRHFFDIPTMRRAKKIRSLGSGVVVDAAHGYILTNHHVIDKAQVITVTLHDGRALKAVQVGADPETDVAVIKVEAKDLHALPLGNSDILRVGDFVVAIGNPFGLGQTVTSGIVSALGRSGLGIKGYEDFIQTDASINPGNSGGALVNLRGELVGINTAILAKGGGNVGIGFAIPANMTKQLMAQLIEYGEVRRGLLGISSQDLTPELNQAFGLEHQHGSVVTRVTRGSAAQKAGLQAGDIITEVNGVAVRNAAHMRNLVGLLRVGEAVQLTRLRDGHSRTVKAVVEASKREQIEGSRLSPRLEGAVLEKEEQDEKPGVVVRKVVRGSMAARMGLQEGDRLLEVNQQSVKNLADMGKALAVDGRQMLLTLERGERRIRVMVR; this is encoded by the coding sequence ATGCTGGGACAGAAGCAAAAATGGCGGGTGGTTGGGGGCGTATTGGTTGGGTTGGCGCTGCTGTTGGGCAGTGCTCCCCTGCATGCGGGTGCTTGGCCGGTGGCGGTGGAGGGCGACAAACTGCCCACCCTGGCCGATATGCTGGAGCGGACCACGCCGGGGGTGGTGAACATTGCCACCAGCGGTTCGGTAGAGGTGGCGGAGACGCCCCTGTTGAACGATCCCTTTTTTCGGCATTTTTTTGATATACCTACCATGCGTCGGGCGAAAAAGATCCGCTCGTTGGGCTCGGGGGTGGTGGTGGATGCCGCGCATGGTTACATCCTGACCAACCATCATGTGATCGACAAGGCACAGGTAATTACCGTGACCTTGCATGATGGGCGGGCCTTGAAAGCGGTGCAAGTGGGGGCAGATCCCGAGACCGATGTGGCGGTGATTAAGGTAGAGGCGAAGGATCTGCATGCCCTGCCCTTAGGCAATTCAGATATCCTGCGGGTTGGGGATTTTGTGGTGGCCATTGGTAACCCCTTTGGTCTGGGGCAGACGGTGACCTCGGGCATTGTGAGTGCGCTGGGGCGTAGTGGTTTAGGCATTAAGGGGTATGAGGATTTCATTCAGACCGATGCTTCGATTAATCCGGGTAACTCGGGGGGGGCCTTGGTCAACTTGCGTGGGGAGTTGGTGGGGATTAACACCGCCATTTTGGCCAAGGGCGGTGGTAATGTGGGCATTGGTTTTGCTATCCCCGCCAACATGACCAAGCAGTTGATGGCCCAATTGATTGAGTATGGCGAGGTGCGCCGTGGGCTCCTGGGTATCTCCAGCCAGGATCTCACCCCGGAGTTGAACCAGGCCTTTGGGCTGGAGCATCAACATGGCAGTGTGGTAACCCGTGTCACCCGTGGTTCAGCGGCCCAAAAGGCGGGTTTACAAGCAGGGGATATTATTACCGAGGTCAATGGTGTGGCGGTGCGCAATGCAGCCCATATGCGCAATTTAGTGGGGCTGCTGCGGGTGGGGGAGGCGGTGCAGTTAACCCGTCTGCGGGATGGTCATAGCCGCACGGTCAAAGCGGTGGTTGAGGCTTCTAAACGGGAGCAGATTGAGGGCAGCCGGTTAAGCCCCCGCCTTGAGGGCGCTGTGTTGGAAAAAGAGGAGCAGGATGAAAAACCCGGCGTGGTGGTGCGCAAGGTGGTCCGGGGCAGCATGGCCGCCCGCATGGGGCTGCAAGAGGGGGATCGTCTCCTTGAAGTCAACCAGCAATCGGTGAAAAATTTGGCCGATATGGGGAAAGCGCTAGCTGTGGATGGGCGGCAGATGCTGCTCACCTTGGAGCGGGGTGAGCGTCGGATACGGGTGATGGTACGCTGA
- a CDS encoding TRAP transporter substrate-binding protein translates to MQQKSTDKPAPLPRRQFIKGTLAATATAAVAAPAIVSSKARTRWQMVTAWPRNFPGLGTGANALANLITEMSGGRLEVQVFGAGELVGAFEIFDVVSRGTADMGHGASYYWKGKHPATQFFSAVPFGLTAQEMNAWIYQGGGYELWQKLYAQFDLIPGAAGNTGTQMGGWFNKEIHKVEDLQGLKMRMPGLGGEVLKRAGGTPVNIPGGEIFAALQAGTIDATEWVGPYNDLAFGLYKAAKYYYYPGWHEPGTTLECFVSRKSFEKLPKDLQSIVLNAIRVANLNMLSDFTARNNAALEILVNKHKVSLRRYPDEVLAKLKTLSDEVVAEIALEDPLSKEVYDSFRRFRDQAVAWNRVSEQAYVNARQV, encoded by the coding sequence ATGCAGCAAAAATCGACAGACAAGCCCGCACCATTGCCTCGGCGTCAATTTATTAAGGGTACGTTGGCGGCTACCGCCACGGCAGCGGTGGCGGCTCCCGCGATCGTGAGCAGCAAGGCCCGCACCCGTTGGCAGATGGTCACGGCGTGGCCGCGTAATTTTCCCGGTTTAGGCACGGGGGCCAATGCGTTGGCAAACCTGATTACCGAAATGAGCGGTGGACGGCTAGAGGTGCAGGTTTTTGGGGCAGGGGAGCTGGTGGGGGCCTTTGAGATCTTTGATGTGGTCTCACGGGGTACGGCGGATATGGGGCATGGTGCCTCCTATTATTGGAAGGGCAAACATCCCGCCACCCAATTTTTTTCGGCGGTGCCGTTTGGTTTGACCGCGCAGGAGATGAACGCTTGGATCTATCAGGGGGGCGGTTATGAATTGTGGCAGAAACTCTATGCTCAGTTTGATCTGATCCCCGGTGCGGCGGGCAATACCGGTACCCAGATGGGGGGGTGGTTTAACAAAGAGATTCATAAGGTCGAGGATCTGCAAGGTCTGAAGATGCGCATGCCCGGTTTAGGGGGGGAGGTGCTCAAGCGGGCCGGGGGTACGCCGGTGAACATTCCCGGTGGGGAGATTTTTGCGGCGCTACAAGCGGGTACCATTGATGCGACAGAGTGGGTGGGGCCGTATAATGATCTGGCCTTTGGTCTCTATAAGGCGGCCAAATATTATTACTATCCGGGCTGGCATGAACCGGGTACCACCCTTGAGTGTTTTGTCAGTCGCAAATCGTTCGAGAAGTTGCCGAAAGATCTGCAAAGCATCGTGCTTAACGCCATTCGGGTTGCAAACCTCAATATGTTGTCGGATTTTACGGCGCGTAACAATGCCGCCTTGGAGATTTTGGTCAACAAACACAAAGTCTCGCTGCGGCGTTATCCCGATGAAGTGTTGGCCAAACTCAAAACGCTCTCCGATGAAGTGGTGGCGGAAATCGCCCTTGAAGATCCCCTCTCTAAAGAGGTGTATGACTCCTTTCGCCGTTTTAGGGATCAAGCGGTCGCCTGGAATCGGGTCTCGGAACAGGCCTATGTAAATGCCCGTCAAGTCTAA